One Nocardia iowensis DNA window includes the following coding sequences:
- the leuA gene encoding 2-isopropylmalate synthase, whose protein sequence is MSPADAFISGSRTITPPSKPAPADQPAWNAQKNSSMPTFRYRPFAEEVEPISVPDRTWPDKIIDVAPGWCAVDLRDGNQALIDPMSPARKRRMFDLLVRMGYKEIEVGFPSASQTDFDFVREIIEDGAIPDDVTIQVLTQCRAELIERTFEACAGAQNVIVHFYNSTSILQRKVVFRADRAAVRKIATDAATLCLEIEKRYPDTNWRYEYSPESYTGTELEYAKEVCDAVSEIIAPTPAKPLIINLPATVEMATPNVYADSIEWMSRNLARRDSIVLSLHPHNDRGTAVAAAELGYQAGADRIEGCLFGNGERTGNVCLVTLGMNLFSRGIDPQINFSDIDEIRRTVEYCNQLPVAERHPYGGDLVYTAFSGSHQDAINKGLDAMKVAADNADADVDDIVWAVPYLPIDPKDVGRTYEAVIRVNSQSGKGGVAYIMKTDHGLVLPRRLQIEFSQAVQRITDGEGGEVTPKEMWDVFADEYLSPIRPLERIRQKVTASETDGGTDTISVVVKVDGVEQEITGTGNGPLAAFVDAIATVGFDVRVLDYSEHAMSAGDDAQAAAYVECAIGDKVVWGVGIATSITTASLRAVVSAVNRAH, encoded by the coding sequence ATGTCCCCTGCTGACGCCTTCATATCCGGCTCGCGCACCATCACGCCGCCGTCCAAACCGGCCCCGGCCGACCAACCCGCCTGGAACGCGCAGAAGAACTCTTCGATGCCGACCTTCCGGTACCGGCCGTTCGCCGAGGAGGTCGAGCCGATCTCGGTGCCCGACCGCACCTGGCCGGACAAGATCATCGACGTCGCACCCGGCTGGTGTGCCGTCGACCTGCGCGACGGCAACCAGGCCCTGATCGACCCGATGAGCCCGGCCCGCAAGCGCCGCATGTTCGACCTGCTGGTGCGGATGGGCTACAAGGAGATCGAGGTCGGCTTCCCGTCGGCCAGCCAGACCGACTTCGACTTCGTCCGCGAGATCATCGAAGACGGCGCGATCCCCGACGACGTCACCATCCAGGTGCTCACCCAGTGTCGCGCCGAGCTGATCGAGCGCACCTTCGAGGCCTGCGCGGGCGCGCAGAACGTGATCGTGCACTTCTACAACTCCACCTCGATCCTGCAGCGGAAAGTGGTGTTCCGCGCCGATCGGGCCGCGGTGCGGAAGATCGCCACCGACGCGGCGACCCTGTGCCTGGAGATCGAGAAGCGTTACCCCGACACCAACTGGCGCTATGAGTACAGCCCAGAGTCCTACACCGGCACCGAACTGGAATACGCCAAAGAGGTGTGCGACGCGGTCTCGGAGATCATCGCGCCGACCCCGGCGAAGCCGCTGATCATCAATCTGCCCGCGACCGTCGAGATGGCGACGCCGAACGTCTACGCCGACTCGATCGAGTGGATGAGCCGCAACCTGGCCCGTCGCGACTCGATCGTGCTGTCGCTGCACCCGCACAACGACCGTGGCACCGCGGTCGCCGCCGCGGAACTGGGCTACCAGGCGGGTGCGGACCGGATCGAGGGCTGCTTGTTCGGCAACGGTGAACGCACCGGCAACGTCTGCCTGGTCACCCTGGGCATGAACCTGTTTTCCCGAGGCATCGACCCGCAGATCAACTTCTCCGACATCGACGAGATCCGCCGCACGGTCGAGTACTGCAACCAGCTGCCGGTGGCCGAGCGCCACCCGTACGGCGGCGACCTGGTGTACACCGCTTTCTCCGGCAGCCACCAGGACGCCATCAACAAGGGCCTGGACGCGATGAAGGTCGCGGCCGACAATGCGGACGCCGACGTGGACGACATCGTCTGGGCCGTGCCGTATCTGCCGATCGACCCGAAGGATGTCGGCCGCACCTACGAGGCGGTCATCCGGGTCAACTCGCAGTCCGGCAAGGGCGGCGTCGCCTACATCATGAAGACCGACCACGGCTTGGTGCTGCCGCGCCGGCTGCAGATCGAGTTCTCCCAGGCGGTCCAGCGGATCACCGACGGCGAGGGCGGCGAGGTCACCCCGAAGGAGATGTGGGACGTCTTCGCCGACGAGTACCTGAGCCCGATCCGGCCGCTGGAGCGGATCCGGCAGAAGGTCACCGCGTCGGAGACCGACGGCGGGACCGACACCATCTCGGTGGTGGTGAAGGTCGACGGCGTCGAGCAGGAGATCACCGGCACCGGCAACGGCCCGCTCGCCGCGTTCGTCGACGCGATCGCCACCGTCGGCTTCGACGTCCGGGTGCTGGACTACTCCGAGCACGCCATGTCCGCGGGCGACGACGCACAGGCCGCCGCCTATGTGGAGTGCGCGATCGGCGACAAGGTGGTGTGGGGTGTCGGCATCGCGACGTCCATCACCACCGCGTCATTGCGTGCGGTGGTCTCCGCGGTGAACCGGGCGC
- a CDS encoding sulfite exporter TauE/SafE family protein: MTWLEQLAVFGAGIAAGGINTIVGSGTLITFPVLLAFGLPPVTANVSNTIGLVPGAMSGVHGYRRELAGQRERLLRLGTASLLGGITGAVLLLVMPAQAFKAIVPVLIIAALVLVVVQPRLARWVKEQRANGDSPAPKHGGPILFVAVFATGIYGGYFGAAQGVLLLGLLGVFVHEDIQRLNGIKNVLALIVNAVAAVIFIVVADVDWRAVLLIALGSIIGGQLGAKMGRRLPPTALRVVIVVVGTIAVVRLLMT; this comes from the coding sequence ATGACCTGGCTGGAACAGCTGGCCGTCTTCGGTGCGGGCATCGCGGCGGGCGGCATCAACACGATCGTGGGTTCGGGAACCCTGATCACTTTCCCGGTACTGCTCGCCTTCGGGCTGCCGCCGGTGACCGCGAACGTGTCGAACACGATCGGCCTGGTCCCCGGCGCGATGAGTGGCGTGCACGGCTATCGGCGCGAACTGGCCGGGCAGCGCGAACGGCTGCTGCGCCTTGGCACCGCGTCGCTGCTCGGCGGCATCACCGGTGCGGTGCTGCTGCTCGTCATGCCCGCGCAGGCGTTCAAGGCGATCGTGCCGGTGCTGATCATCGCGGCGCTGGTGCTCGTCGTGGTGCAGCCGCGACTGGCGCGCTGGGTGAAGGAGCAGCGCGCGAACGGCGACAGCCCGGCGCCGAAACACGGTGGCCCGATCCTCTTCGTCGCGGTCTTCGCGACCGGCATCTACGGCGGCTACTTCGGCGCCGCGCAGGGCGTGCTGCTGCTCGGGCTGCTCGGCGTGTTCGTGCACGAGGACATCCAGCGCCTCAACGGCATCAAGAACGTGCTCGCGCTGATCGTGAACGCGGTCGCCGCGGTGATCTTCATCGTGGTCGCCGACGTGGATTGGCGGGCGGTGCTGTTGATCGCGCTCGGCTCGATCATCGGCGGCCAGCTCGGTGCGAAGATGGGCAGGCGGTTGCCGCCGACCGCGTTGCGGGTGGTCATCGTCGTGGTCGGCACCATCGCGGTGGTCCGGCTGTTGATGACGTAG
- a CDS encoding alpha/beta hydrolase, whose product MRGWRIVVVAALAASLLPLTGCGTPGKHEQAVADLVAQADAVPTPRLDWAPCQEKTLSRLQCATATVPVDYARPDGATLALAVVRQPATDPSRRIGTLFTAAGGPGASGIRWAGDDVMFPGEIARRFDVVTFDQRGIGRSSQVRCFANPEEQKRFWSGVWIPPVNAQQEEEQARFSRELSAGCAAHNPALLPHLTTVDTARDLDLLRRAVGDKQLTYEGGSYASYLGEVYGAVFGDRVRALSLSSMIDPDAYTADTRTEVSTAAAGTEEVLSEFFRLCAQAGQPRCAFAGAGKQAADPVGQIRSDQKPSGGEDLRARDTALLERLRQGPVVVGEGERAHQVTYAEVVASHTLMLYDPEEGWPALAQLLTQLERGPAGNPEVVREILDAGAMRPDFLDSFTAISCADNTFPREPEQWPTLAKELGADGSPYSAFWLYLRQPCASWPSPQGGYPQRHPGPWILRSDVPALLFNNRFDPVTPLPAARKAQQALVNARLVVVDAGYGHDTTVDCTRRLQERYLIDQQLPAPGATCKPDRAPFAD is encoded by the coding sequence ATGCGTGGGTGGAGGATCGTCGTTGTTGCCGCGCTGGCCGCGTCGCTGTTGCCGCTGACCGGCTGCGGCACGCCGGGCAAGCATGAGCAGGCCGTGGCCGACTTGGTCGCCCAGGCCGACGCGGTGCCGACGCCGCGGCTGGACTGGGCGCCGTGCCAGGAGAAGACCCTGAGTCGGCTGCAATGCGCGACCGCGACGGTTCCGGTGGACTACGCGCGGCCCGACGGTGCCACGCTCGCGCTGGCGGTGGTCCGCCAGCCCGCGACCGACCCATCCCGCCGCATCGGCACCCTCTTCACCGCGGCCGGGGGACCCGGCGCTTCGGGCATCCGGTGGGCGGGCGATGACGTGATGTTTCCGGGCGAGATCGCCCGCCGGTTCGACGTGGTGACCTTCGACCAGCGCGGTATCGGTCGCAGCTCGCAGGTGCGCTGTTTCGCGAATCCCGAAGAGCAGAAACGATTTTGGTCCGGGGTATGGATTCCGCCGGTGAACGCCCAGCAGGAGGAAGAGCAGGCACGCTTCAGCCGCGAGCTGTCCGCCGGATGTGCCGCGCACAATCCCGCCCTGCTGCCCCATCTCACCACCGTCGACACCGCTCGCGACCTGGATCTGCTGCGCCGCGCCGTCGGTGACAAGCAGCTGACCTACGAGGGCGGTTCGTACGCCAGCTACCTCGGCGAGGTGTACGGCGCCGTCTTCGGCGACCGGGTCCGCGCGCTGAGTCTCAGCTCGATGATCGACCCGGACGCCTACACCGCCGACACCCGCACCGAGGTCTCCACCGCGGCGGCGGGCACCGAGGAGGTGCTGTCGGAGTTCTTCCGGTTGTGCGCCCAGGCCGGGCAGCCGCGCTGCGCTTTCGCCGGTGCGGGCAAGCAGGCCGCCGACCCCGTCGGGCAGATCCGCAGTGATCAAAAGCCCAGCGGCGGTGAGGATCTGCGTGCCCGCGACACGGCATTACTGGAGCGGCTGCGGCAGGGGCCGGTGGTGGTCGGCGAGGGGGAGCGCGCTCACCAGGTCACCTACGCCGAGGTCGTCGCGTCGCACACGCTGATGCTGTACGACCCCGAGGAAGGCTGGCCCGCCCTCGCGCAACTGCTCACCCAACTGGAGCGCGGCCCGGCAGGCAATCCGGAAGTCGTGCGCGAGATTCTCGATGCGGGTGCGATGCGCCCCGACTTCCTCGACTCGTTCACCGCAATCTCGTGCGCGGACAACACTTTTCCGCGGGAGCCGGAGCAATGGCCCACGCTGGCCAAGGAATTGGGTGCGGACGGATCCCCCTACAGCGCGTTCTGGCTGTACCTGCGCCAGCCGTGCGCCTCGTGGCCGTCCCCGCAGGGCGGCTATCCGCAGCGCCACCCGGGCCCGTGGATCCTGCGCTCGGACGTGCCCGCGCTGCTGTTCAACAACCGGTTCGACCCGGTGACACCGCTGCCCGCCGCTCGTAAGGCGCAGCAGGCCCTGGTCAACGCGCGCCTGGTCGTCGTCGACGCCGGCTACGGGCACGACACCACCGTCGACTGCACCCGGCGTCTACAGGAGCGTTACCTCATCGACCAGCAACTTCCGGCGCCCGGCGCGACCTGCAAACCCGATCGAGCACCCTTCGCCGACTGA
- a CDS encoding GMC oxidoreductase, whose product MRDEGGGLVRRRAFFKAAGAAALFGAVAGSSSVTGPASADPVWNLLFQAWVPEIFAPLPDPPEHTPAIVIGSGFGAAVTALRLAEAGIANTVLERGSRWPNDPWREIFTGDDLPDGRGFWHRTTFTGVSKVPMQFASFGGVLDCTNYPGIDVWRAAAVGGGSVIFTGAMVAPERRFFDHLFGGTVEYGELDRVYYPRVREMLRLSSMPPDIYAAKPFAHSRAWDDQVRMAGYQPMPNDSVFNWDILRGELAGTTRPSATAARSNLGNSNGAKFDLNQNYLKYAEGTGRSAIFPGHQVESIAQEPGGRFSVRVTKLAPTGEVLGTRTLTCDQLFLGAGSVGTSELLVRAQATGTLPNLNEHIGDGWGTNGDVVLGRGASALAGLGQGVPSASRIFDESGLPLSLESWYIPGIPFETGALASLGMVLDPARTRFGYDAASNRVGLSWPTRNRDDMVAAARAVDHRIAERADAVLEYGALGYDANALFTAHPLGGAVLGKATDSYGRVHGHPGLYVMDGAAIPGSTGTVNPSLTIAALAERNIEAIIRAGR is encoded by the coding sequence ATGCGTGATGAGGGAGGTGGCTTGGTGCGTAGACGCGCCTTCTTCAAGGCGGCGGGTGCGGCCGCGCTGTTCGGCGCTGTCGCTGGTTCGTCGTCGGTTACCGGACCGGCGTCCGCGGACCCGGTCTGGAACCTGCTTTTCCAGGCGTGGGTGCCGGAAATCTTTGCGCCACTGCCTGATCCGCCCGAGCACACGCCCGCGATCGTCATCGGCTCCGGCTTCGGCGCCGCGGTCACCGCGCTGCGCCTCGCCGAGGCGGGCATCGCGAACACGGTGCTGGAGCGCGGTTCGCGCTGGCCCAACGATCCATGGCGGGAGATCTTCACCGGCGACGACCTGCCCGACGGCCGCGGCTTCTGGCATCGCACCACATTCACCGGCGTCAGCAAGGTGCCGATGCAGTTCGCGAGCTTCGGTGGCGTGCTCGACTGCACCAACTACCCCGGCATCGACGTGTGGCGGGCGGCCGCGGTCGGCGGCGGCTCGGTGATCTTCACCGGCGCGATGGTCGCCCCGGAGCGGCGCTTCTTCGACCACCTCTTCGGCGGCACGGTCGAGTACGGCGAGCTGGACCGCGTCTACTACCCGCGGGTGCGGGAAATGCTGCGGCTGAGTTCGATGCCGCCGGACATCTACGCCGCCAAGCCGTTCGCGCACTCCAGGGCGTGGGACGACCAGGTGCGCATGGCGGGCTACCAGCCGATGCCCAACGACTCGGTCTTCAACTGGGACATCCTGCGCGGCGAGCTGGCGGGCACCACCCGGCCGTCGGCCACTGCCGCGCGCAGTAACCTCGGCAATTCCAACGGCGCCAAGTTCGATCTGAATCAGAACTATCTGAAGTACGCGGAGGGCACCGGCCGGTCCGCGATCTTCCCGGGCCACCAGGTGGAGTCCATCGCCCAGGAGCCCGGCGGCCGCTTCTCGGTCCGGGTGACCAAGCTGGCGCCGACCGGCGAGGTGCTCGGCACCAGGACCCTCACCTGCGACCAGCTCTTCCTCGGCGCCGGCTCGGTGGGCACCTCGGAGCTGCTGGTCCGGGCCCAGGCCACCGGCACGCTGCCCAACCTCAACGAGCACATCGGCGACGGCTGGGGCACCAATGGCGACGTGGTGCTCGGCCGTGGCGCGAGTGCGCTGGCCGGTTTGGGCCAGGGCGTCCCCAGCGCGAGCCGGATCTTCGACGAGTCGGGCCTGCCGCTCAGCTTGGAAAGCTGGTACATCCCCGGCATTCCGTTCGAGACGGGTGCGCTCGCCTCGCTGGGCATGGTCCTCGACCCGGCCCGCACCCGGTTCGGCTACGACGCGGCCTCGAACCGGGTCGGTCTGTCCTGGCCGACCAGGAACCGGGACGACATGGTGGCCGCCGCCCGCGCGGTCGACCATCGGATCGCCGAACGGGCCGACGCCGTCCTCGAATACGGCGCCCTCGGCTACGACGCGAACGCCCTGTTCACCGCGCACCCACTGGGCGGAGCGGTGCTCGGCAAGGCCACCGACAGTTACGGGCGAGTGCACGGGCACCCGGGTCTGTACGTGATGGACGGTGCGGCCATTCCGGGCAGTACCGGCACGGTGAACCCGTCGCTGACCATCGCCGCGCTCGCCGAGCGCAATATCGAGGCGATCATCCGGGCCGGTAGGTAG
- a CDS encoding ion transporter, translated as MTAASATPVGEELPEGDYPRKPPALWTDFVMLALAVVSVALVAWITFFTVSEQTYRAIVIVDWTVCAVFAVEFLWRWRRAGWPWTFPFVYWYEVLGMIPVTSPFFRGFRLLRIVVIVVRLGRVADRVFGDRVTAALVNRFVLTIVETIKRPMTIAVMDEVAHVMRSGHYTRNIAAALQENRAELDEMILELIKKDPQAGRVRYIPFHDDIIRLIADTTFRILFQVLDDPRTDELVSDVLRENIDQIRHAVQNDVRVPPSAYGPTPTEHSVRHHLTRVPRA; from the coding sequence GTGACAGCTGCGAGCGCCACTCCGGTCGGCGAGGAACTCCCGGAAGGCGATTACCCGCGTAAGCCGCCCGCGTTGTGGACCGACTTCGTGATGCTGGCGCTGGCCGTCGTATCGGTGGCGCTGGTCGCCTGGATCACCTTCTTCACGGTGTCCGAGCAGACCTATCGCGCGATCGTGATCGTCGACTGGACGGTGTGCGCGGTGTTCGCCGTCGAATTCCTGTGGCGCTGGCGCCGGGCGGGCTGGCCGTGGACGTTCCCGTTCGTCTACTGGTACGAGGTCCTCGGCATGATCCCGGTGACCAGTCCGTTCTTCCGCGGATTCCGGCTGCTGCGGATCGTGGTGATCGTGGTCAGGCTCGGTCGCGTTGCCGACCGCGTGTTCGGCGACCGCGTCACCGCCGCGCTGGTCAACCGGTTCGTACTGACCATCGTCGAGACGATCAAGCGCCCGATGACCATCGCGGTGATGGACGAGGTCGCTCACGTGATGCGGTCCGGCCACTACACCCGCAATATCGCGGCGGCGCTGCAGGAGAACCGCGCCGAGCTGGACGAGATGATCCTGGAGCTGATCAAGAAGGATCCGCAGGCGGGCCGGGTGCGCTATATCCCGTTCCACGACGACATCATCCGGCTGATCGCCGACACCACATTCCGCATCCTGTTCCAGGTATTGGATGATCCGCGGACCGACGAACTGGTCTCGGATGTGTTGCGCGAGAACATCGATCAGATCCGGCACGCGGTGCAGAACGACGTCCGGGTGCCGCCGTCCGCGTACGGTCCGACGCCTACTGAACACAGCGTCCGGCATCACCTCACGCGGGTGCCCCGTGCCTGA
- a CDS encoding low temperature requirement protein A: MIGSKRVRLQPVAEGASVTQLELFFDLVLVFAFTMVTDLAAEETSAKNMLRALLVLAVMWWLWIAYSWLGNVIRADEGFARVAMFTAMGGAFLAALTIPEAFHDLPGGWYGPLVFAIAYLVVRVVHVVMFWLASAEDAQLRNQVLRWSIGSITIGTTLLVIAAMTSGALQIGLWIAAIAGDYLWTLLAGTDWRLNSATHFAERYGLIIIVALGESIVSIGIGVAGLPISWPIAVGALLGLAVSGLLWWTYFDVAALSIEHQLKHADGARQIKIARGAYTFWHFPMIVGIIGLSLGLKKVLYYVGDSSQHTLKDALYGIPLFALYGGVVLYLIALVGAKHYATGAVSIPRVVTIVLLLALIPLAAALPALASLAILCAMLGALIVWETIRFAQPREEIRHGAPA; the protein is encoded by the coding sequence ATGATCGGTTCCAAACGGGTTCGGCTCCAACCGGTGGCCGAAGGTGCGTCGGTGACGCAGCTCGAGCTGTTCTTCGATTTGGTGCTCGTCTTCGCCTTCACCATGGTCACCGACCTGGCGGCGGAGGAGACCAGCGCCAAGAACATGCTGCGCGCATTGCTCGTGCTCGCGGTGATGTGGTGGCTGTGGATCGCCTACTCCTGGCTCGGCAACGTGATCCGCGCCGACGAGGGCTTTGCCAGGGTCGCGATGTTCACCGCGATGGGCGGCGCCTTCCTCGCCGCGCTCACCATTCCCGAGGCGTTCCACGATCTGCCCGGCGGCTGGTACGGCCCGCTGGTCTTCGCCATCGCCTATCTCGTCGTGCGGGTGGTGCACGTCGTGATGTTCTGGCTGGCCAGCGCCGAGGACGCGCAGTTGCGCAACCAGGTGCTGCGCTGGTCGATCGGCTCGATCACCATCGGCACCACGCTGCTGGTGATCGCCGCGATGACGTCCGGGGCGCTGCAGATCGGGCTGTGGATCGCGGCGATCGCGGGCGACTATCTGTGGACATTGCTGGCCGGCACCGACTGGCGATTGAATTCGGCGACCCATTTCGCCGAACGGTACGGACTGATCATCATCGTGGCGCTCGGCGAATCGATCGTCTCGATCGGTATCGGGGTGGCGGGGCTGCCGATCTCGTGGCCGATCGCGGTCGGCGCGCTGCTCGGACTCGCGGTATCCGGGCTGCTGTGGTGGACCTATTTCGATGTCGCCGCGTTGTCGATCGAACACCAGCTGAAACATGCCGACGGCGCGCGACAGATCAAGATCGCGCGGGGCGCCTACACCTTTTGGCATTTTCCGATGATCGTCGGGATCATCGGGCTCTCACTGGGATTGAAGAAAGTCCTCTACTATGTCGGCGACTCTTCCCAGCACACGCTGAAAGACGCGCTGTACGGAATTCCGTTGTTCGCCTTGTACGGCGGGGTCGTGCTCTATCTGATCGCGCTGGTCGGCGCGAAACACTATGCGACAGGGGCGGTCAGCATACCGAGGGTGGTCACCATCGTGCTGCTGCTCGCGCTGATCCCGCTGGCGGCCGCACTGCCCGCGCTCGCCTCACTCGCCATCCTGTGCGCCATGCTCGGTGCGCTGATCGTGTGGGAGACAATCCGATTCGCACAGCCCCGCGAGGAGATCAGGCACGGGGCACCCGCGTGA
- a CDS encoding SRPBCC family protein, whose protein sequence is MRTRTDIRFVVDADSAQVMDALAAVEMLPEWSPGYTDARVASRDEAGRPRRVFVKTELLGSTDLQVLEYDWTEVRSSWQVTDSTRGVKGGGWFEVSDGTDGTDVWFHTELYMPIPVPGLLLKRTVRKTNEIAVQNFIEFAERFPEPETMKPYSYNE, encoded by the coding sequence ATGCGCACGAGAACCGATATTCGATTCGTCGTCGACGCCGATTCCGCGCAGGTGATGGATGCGCTGGCCGCGGTCGAAATGCTCCCGGAATGGTCGCCGGGATATACCGATGCCCGAGTCGCCTCGCGTGACGAAGCAGGAAGGCCGCGTCGAGTTTTCGTCAAGACCGAACTGTTGGGTAGCACGGATCTGCAAGTGCTGGAATACGATTGGACAGAAGTCCGGTCGTCCTGGCAGGTCACCGACAGCACGCGGGGCGTCAAGGGCGGCGGCTGGTTCGAAGTTTCCGACGGCACGGACGGCACCGACGTCTGGTTCCACACCGAGCTCTACATGCCCATCCCCGTTCCCGGACTTCTGCTCAAGCGAACCGTACGGAAGACGAACGAGATCGCCGTGCAGAATTTCATCGAGTTCGCCGAGCGATTTCCGGAACCGGAAACTATGAAGCCGTATAGCTATAACGAATAA
- a CDS encoding DUF1918 domain-containing protein — protein sequence MMANVGDRLHVHGHVVGQGDRHGQIIEVRGPDGSPPYLVRYPDGHESLVYPGPDATVEPAH from the coding sequence ATGATGGCGAATGTCGGAGACCGACTCCACGTGCACGGACACGTTGTGGGCCAAGGTGATCGCCACGGGCAGATCATCGAGGTCCGCGGACCCGACGGGTCACCGCCCTACCTGGTGCGGTACCCCGACGGACACGAGTCGCTGGTATATCCCGGGCCCGACGCAACAGTCGAACCGGCCCACTGA
- a CDS encoding TetR/AcrR family transcriptional regulator, which yields MEWCQVRTNPERRQALLDAAIEVLARDGARGLTFRAVDKEAAVPAGTASNYFANRDDLLTQAGSRFYERLQPTEETMAKLAEGPKSLAHIVELMKETVGRIESFRTGYLALLELRLEATRRPELRAVLTERVRADIDFNVRNHLDAGLPGDEKSVLLLYLALNWLIVDRLTLPDVFTEEQGQELIEAAVDRAIGE from the coding sequence ATGGAGTGGTGTCAAGTGCGAACGAATCCCGAGCGTCGGCAAGCGCTGCTCGACGCGGCAATCGAGGTCCTGGCCAGGGACGGCGCTCGCGGCCTCACCTTCCGCGCGGTGGACAAGGAGGCGGCCGTGCCCGCGGGTACGGCGTCGAACTACTTCGCCAACCGGGACGACCTGCTCACCCAAGCGGGCAGCCGCTTCTACGAGCGGTTGCAGCCGACCGAGGAAACCATGGCCAAGCTGGCCGAGGGGCCGAAGAGCCTGGCGCACATCGTCGAGCTGATGAAGGAGACGGTCGGGCGCATCGAGTCGTTCCGCACCGGCTACCTCGCCCTGCTCGAACTCCGCCTGGAGGCGACCCGGCGACCGGAACTGCGGGCCGTGCTGACCGAGCGGGTGCGCGCGGACATCGACTTCAATGTGCGCAACCACCTCGACGCGGGCCTGCCCGGCGACGAGAAGTCCGTACTACTGCTCTATTTGGCGCTCAACTGGCTGATCGTGGATCGGCTCACGCTGCCGGACGTGTTCACCGAAGAGCAGGGCCAGGAACTGATCGAGGCCGCGGTCGATCGCGCCATCGGCGAATAA
- a CDS encoding dihydrofolate reductase family protein — translation MRKLVYYVAVSLDGYIAGPGGEFDFYPTDDEMAAWITGQYPDFVPTHIRPHVGVPLDEPNTRCDTVISGRGTYEPALSVGVTSPYAHMKQYVVSRTLGRIDDPAVELVEGDPVDLVRRLKKEEGLDIWLCGGGNLAAQLLGEIDEMIIKSYPVVAGGGIPAFAGEFRPTLFSPAQRKEFGNGTQVTWFTRA, via the coding sequence ATGCGAAAGCTTGTCTACTACGTCGCCGTGTCCCTCGACGGTTACATCGCAGGTCCGGGCGGGGAGTTCGACTTCTATCCGACCGACGACGAGATGGCCGCCTGGATCACCGGCCAGTACCCGGACTTCGTCCCGACGCATATTCGGCCCCACGTGGGTGTGCCGCTGGATGAGCCGAACACGCGGTGCGACACCGTGATCAGCGGCCGCGGCACCTACGAGCCCGCCCTGTCCGTCGGCGTGACCAGTCCGTACGCGCATATGAAGCAGTACGTGGTTTCCCGCACGCTCGGCCGGATCGATGACCCGGCGGTGGAATTGGTCGAGGGCGACCCGGTCGACCTGGTGCGGCGGCTGAAAAAGGAAGAGGGGCTGGATATCTGGCTCTGCGGCGGCGGCAACCTCGCCGCCCAGCTGCTCGGCGAGATCGACGAGATGATCATCAAGAGCTACCCGGTCGTCGCGGGCGGCGGCATCCCCGCGTTCGCGGGGGAGTTCCGACCGACCCTGTTCTCGCCCGCACAACGCAAAGAATTCGGCAACGGCACCCAGGTCACTTGGTTCACCCGCGCCTGA
- a CDS encoding dihydrofolate reductase family protein — protein sequence MRKLVYFVGMSLDGYIAGPGGTIDFYPVSDEMGAWIAREYPETLPTHARPHFGLAVDAPNQKFDTFVMGRGTYDPALAIGVTSPFGHMRQYVVSSTLGRIDDPAVELVERDPVGLVRALKQEEGMDIWLGGGKLAAALLGEIDELVIKSYPVVAGAGTPAFAGEFQPTLFTPTERKEFGNGSQVTWFTRA from the coding sequence ATGCGAAAACTTGTCTACTTCGTCGGCATGTCCCTGGACGGCTACATCGCCGGACCCGGCGGCACGATCGACTTCTATCCCGTGTCCGACGAGATGGGCGCGTGGATCGCGCGGGAATACCCGGAGACGCTGCCGACCCACGCGCGGCCGCACTTCGGGCTCGCCGTCGACGCGCCCAATCAGAAGTTCGACACGTTCGTGATGGGGCGGGGTACCTACGACCCGGCCCTGGCGATCGGCGTGACCAGCCCGTTCGGGCACATGCGGCAGTACGTGGTGTCGAGCACCCTCGGCCGGATCGATGACCCGGCTGTCGAACTGGTCGAGCGCGATCCGGTCGGCCTGGTGCGTGCACTCAAACAAGAAGAGGGCATGGATATTTGGCTGGGCGGCGGCAAGCTCGCGGCCGCGTTGCTCGGCGAGATCGATGAGCTGGTCATCAAGAGCTACCCGGTCGTCGCGGGCGCAGGCACGCCCGCCTTCGCGGGGGAGTTCCAGCCGACGCTGTTCACGCCGACCGAGCGCAAGGAATTCGGCAACGGCAGTCAGGTCACCTGGTTCACCCGAGCCTGA